One Fundidesulfovibrio terrae genomic window carries:
- the selB gene encoding selenocysteine-specific translation elongation factor, whose protein sequence is MPVIMGTAGHIDHGKTTLVKALTGVDCDRLAEEKKRGITIELGFAFMELPGGHRVGVVDVPGHERFVKNMVAGAAGIDFVVLVIAADEGVMPQTREHLEICTLLGIRHGVVALTKADAVDEEWLALVTEDVKAFLAPSFLAEAPLVPVSAHTGLGLDALKAELSRLASEFTPKRRSDLARLPIDRVFTMKGHGTVVTGTLIAGQLKAGDEAVLYPSGRPTKVRGLQVHGSSSDVAQAGQRTAVNVMGLEVDDVERGEVLAHPGTLFPSLAWNLEVTCLSSSPRALRHRGEVHFHHGTREVMARLYFPDRDKLEPGQTALCQARFESPLAGVSGDRCVMRAFSPLRTVAGGTILSPMAARLKRNGPELADLAALPQASPEETVRLHLKLKGREGASFAALMALTGLESRELEKILQGFSGKGQASLWDKDTRQWISGEVLEGLGAGLLEHMAAFHKRETLKQGVARGELASTWGRELAPKLMHFLVERLLKSGRLAQEQEFLRLPGHTVSLASDQEDLRARILGVYESGGLTPPNLKDVLEELALTFKQAQPVYKLLQDEGLVSRIKEEMYFASSALEGLKAKVVAYFADNAELGPQEFRELTGLSRKFAIPLLEYLDKEKVTMRVGDKRLPRGR, encoded by the coding sequence ATGCCGGTCATCATGGGCACGGCCGGTCACATCGACCACGGCAAGACCACCCTCGTCAAAGCCCTCACGGGCGTCGATTGCGACCGACTGGCCGAGGAGAAGAAGCGCGGCATCACCATAGAGCTGGGATTCGCCTTCATGGAACTGCCCGGCGGCCACCGCGTGGGCGTGGTGGACGTGCCCGGGCACGAACGCTTCGTGAAGAACATGGTGGCCGGAGCAGCGGGCATCGACTTCGTGGTGCTGGTGATCGCCGCCGACGAGGGCGTCATGCCCCAGACCCGCGAACACCTGGAAATCTGCACCCTGCTGGGCATCCGCCACGGCGTGGTCGCCCTGACCAAGGCCGACGCCGTGGACGAGGAATGGCTGGCCCTGGTCACCGAGGACGTGAAGGCCTTCCTCGCCCCGAGCTTTCTGGCCGAAGCCCCGCTCGTCCCCGTTTCGGCCCACACCGGGCTGGGCCTGGACGCCCTCAAGGCCGAACTTTCCCGCTTGGCTTCCGAGTTCACTCCCAAACGCCGCTCCGACCTGGCCAGGCTCCCCATCGACCGCGTTTTCACCATGAAGGGCCACGGCACGGTGGTCACCGGGACGCTCATCGCCGGGCAACTCAAGGCCGGCGACGAGGCCGTGCTCTACCCGTCCGGCAGGCCCACCAAGGTGCGCGGGCTTCAGGTGCACGGCTCGTCCTCCGATGTGGCCCAGGCCGGACAGCGCACCGCCGTCAACGTCATGGGCCTGGAGGTGGACGACGTGGAGCGCGGAGAGGTGCTGGCCCACCCCGGCACGCTTTTTCCGAGCCTGGCCTGGAACCTGGAGGTCACCTGCCTGTCCTCGTCGCCGCGCGCGCTCAGGCACCGGGGCGAGGTGCACTTCCACCACGGCACCCGCGAGGTCATGGCCAGGCTCTACTTCCCGGACCGCGACAAGCTCGAGCCCGGCCAGACCGCCCTGTGCCAGGCGCGGTTCGAATCGCCCCTGGCAGGAGTCTCAGGAGACCGTTGCGTCATGCGGGCCTTCTCGCCGCTGCGCACCGTGGCGGGCGGCACCATCCTCTCGCCCATGGCCGCGCGCCTCAAGCGAAACGGCCCGGAACTTGCGGACCTGGCGGCCCTGCCCCAGGCGTCCCCGGAAGAGACGGTGCGCCTGCACCTGAAGCTCAAGGGGCGCGAGGGCGCGAGCTTCGCGGCGCTCATGGCCCTGACAGGGTTGGAAAGCCGGGAGCTGGAGAAGATTCTGCAGGGATTTTCCGGCAAGGGACAGGCCAGCCTCTGGGACAAGGACACGCGCCAGTGGATATCCGGCGAGGTGCTGGAGGGCCTAGGCGCCGGTCTTCTCGAGCACATGGCCGCCTTCCACAAGCGCGAGACCTTGAAGCAGGGCGTTGCCCGGGGCGAGCTGGCCTCCACCTGGGGGCGCGAGCTCGCGCCCAAGCTCATGCATTTTCTGGTGGAGCGGCTTTTGAAATCCGGCAGGCTGGCCCAGGAGCAGGAATTCCTGCGCCTGCCCGGCCACACGGTCAGCCTGGCCTCGGACCAAGAGGACCTTCGCGCGCGCATCCTCGGGGTCTACGAGTCCGGCGGGCTGACCCCACCCAACCTGAAGGACGTGCTGGAGGAGCTTGCGCTCACCTTCAAGCAGGCTCAGCCCGTGTACAAACTCCTGCAGGACGAGGGTCTGGTATCGCGCATCAAGGAGGAGATGTATTTCGCCTCCTCGGCCCTGGAGGGCCTGAAGGCCAAGGTGGTGGCGTATTTCGCGGACAACGCCGAGCTCGGACCCCAGGAATTCCGGGAACTTACCGGGCTCTCGCGCAAATTCGCCATCCCCCTGCTCGAATACCTGGACAAGGAAAAAGTCACCATGCGCGTGGGCGACAAGCGCCTCCCCCGAGGACGCTGA
- the nrfH gene encoding cytochrome c nitrite reductase small subunit, translating to MGTSSRRALRLAAVLALLFAGVGLFLAFGPPQLLAKSESPLFCSSCHVMESEYEAWFHQGAHRRKACVDCHLPNQNLPVHYLWKSIDGMKDVIFFYSGHVPEDIRLTDHGKAAVQANCVRCHETAVSRMDTTRLCWDCHRGITHKKTGSILTR from the coding sequence ATGGGTACTTCGAGTCGTCGCGCACTGAGGCTCGCGGCCGTCCTGGCCCTCCTCTTCGCCGGCGTCGGATTGTTTCTCGCCTTCGGCCCGCCTCAGCTGCTGGCAAAATCCGAATCGCCGCTTTTCTGTTCCTCGTGCCACGTCATGGAATCCGAATACGAGGCATGGTTCCACCAGGGAGCCCACCGCCGGAAGGCCTGCGTGGACTGCCACCTGCCCAACCAGAATCTTCCCGTGCATTACCTGTGGAAGTCCATCGACGGCATGAAGGATGTCATCTTCTTCTATTCCGGGCACGTCCCCGAGGACATCCGCCTCACCGACCACGGCAAGGCCGCCGTGCAGGCCAACTGTGTGCGCTGCCACGAGACCGCCGTCTCGCGCATGGACACCACGAGGCTCTGCTGGGACTGCCACCGGGGCATCACCCACAAGAAGACGGGCTCAATCTTAACGCGCTAA
- a CDS encoding protoporphyrinogen/coproporphyrinogen oxidase gives MAHAELAILGGGVCGLYIGSELRKLGHGFSLFEAQSVPGGLSRTLRTGHFSWDLGVHALYGKDPAFAGYLRSLPIEYQSCDREVKVCHVSDGAVHQLDYPFENGLHQLPDDDWEDCVVGYMESLAAGRKDFAHLEDWIRGGLGSGIARCFMLPYNRKIWNSPLDRISLKLVSNKIEPEPFEKVLRGAMGQNFVGRAYQAKFLYPKGGIQELVDHYYGAVRDQARLDAPVSRIYPADGGHTVEFADGSSGTFRNLISTIPLTTLIDALPYRELAPVRRELRHNNTLFVMVGLKDGRSFGNFDSCHWVFFAGDEVFYRLTMMHNYSDGFPASVVAEYTVKDGESPRPGAVAERVVDDLLRRGILRRMDDIETVDMRCQDHTYPIPTVGLTRSKEFATRFLAERGIHLVGRSGAWNYQNIDGVVASADAFLKAFTPRLSRELLPAA, from the coding sequence GTGGCTCACGCTGAACTGGCGATCCTTGGCGGCGGCGTCTGCGGCCTGTACATCGGTTCGGAACTCAGGAAGCTCGGCCACGGCTTCTCCCTGTTCGAGGCCCAGTCCGTGCCCGGCGGCCTGTCGCGCACCCTAAGGACCGGGCATTTCTCCTGGGACCTGGGCGTGCACGCCCTCTACGGCAAGGACCCGGCTTTCGCCGGATACCTGCGCTCCCTGCCCATCGAGTACCAGTCCTGCGACCGGGAGGTGAAGGTCTGCCACGTCTCGGACGGGGCCGTCCACCAGCTCGACTACCCCTTCGAGAACGGCCTGCACCAGCTCCCCGACGACGACTGGGAGGACTGCGTGGTGGGGTACATGGAGTCCCTGGCCGCCGGCCGCAAGGACTTCGCCCACCTCGAAGACTGGATCCGCGGCGGCCTGGGTTCGGGCATCGCCCGCTGCTTCATGCTCCCCTACAACCGCAAGATCTGGAACAGCCCGCTGGACCGCATTTCCCTCAAGCTGGTGTCCAACAAGATCGAGCCGGAGCCCTTCGAGAAGGTGCTGCGCGGGGCCATGGGCCAGAATTTCGTGGGCCGGGCCTACCAGGCCAAGTTCCTCTACCCCAAGGGTGGCATCCAGGAACTCGTGGACCACTATTACGGGGCCGTCCGGGATCAGGCCCGCCTCGACGCGCCGGTCTCGCGCATCTACCCGGCCGACGGAGGACACACGGTGGAGTTCGCCGATGGAAGCTCCGGGACCTTCCGCAACCTGATTTCCACCATCCCCCTGACCACCTTGATCGACGCGCTGCCCTACCGGGAACTCGCGCCGGTGCGCCGGGAGCTCAGGCACAATAACACCCTGTTCGTCATGGTGGGCTTGAAGGACGGGCGGAGCTTCGGCAATTTCGATTCCTGCCACTGGGTCTTCTTCGCGGGCGACGAGGTTTTCTACCGCCTCACCATGATGCACAACTACTCCGACGGCTTCCCTGCCTCGGTGGTGGCCGAGTACACCGTGAAGGACGGCGAGTCCCCAAGGCCGGGCGCCGTGGCCGAGCGTGTGGTGGACGACCTTTTGCGCCGCGGGATTCTGCGCCGCATGGACGACATCGAAACCGTCGACATGCGCTGCCAGGACCACACCTATCCGATCCCCACGGTGGGGCTCACGCGCTCCAAGGAGTTCGCCACGCGGTTCTTGGCCGAGCGGGGCATCCATCTGGTGGGGCGCAGCGGCGCCTGGAACTACCAGAACATCGACGGCGTGGTGGCCTCGGCCGACGCGTTTTTGAAAGCGTTCACGCCGCGCCTGAGCAGGGAACTGCTCCCGGCGGCTTAG
- a CDS encoding class I SAM-dependent methyltransferase — MDIVVWGTGKDAVEMLGHLELEDINLLAFVDENAQAGATFLNRQVIRPEMLGGQNFDALFITSARWEEPRRRALEDCGVPEDKIHAYHHKRFGLLRRFGKKGVLPGHLTDDDIAALDSKAWYHQVDLFPGVTTPGPASLQGFLLDQVGPRGFEGKRVLDIGAWTGPYSFEVERRGGVVTSYDIQDPETSGYNLLRALKGSNAEYVRDSVYNLSTHFRNHFDVILFFGVFYHLKNPVWAFENIHAALKDGGIMLYEGAVLEYAYTLDPVWAARKDRMQPYLEVPMAYYTTGDCLGHFSNWYVPNVLCLREWITSSGFETKDMYLLPGGSRAYGSARKLADVPLEHSS, encoded by the coding sequence ATGGACATCGTGGTGTGGGGAACGGGCAAGGACGCCGTGGAGATGCTCGGCCATCTCGAGCTTGAGGACATCAACCTGCTGGCCTTCGTGGACGAGAACGCCCAGGCCGGGGCCACGTTCCTCAACCGGCAGGTGATCCGGCCCGAAATGTTAGGCGGACAAAATTTTGACGCCCTCTTCATCACCTCCGCCCGCTGGGAGGAGCCCCGGCGCCGGGCCCTGGAAGACTGCGGCGTGCCCGAGGACAAGATCCACGCCTACCACCACAAGCGTTTCGGCCTGCTCAGGCGCTTCGGCAAGAAGGGCGTCCTGCCCGGCCACCTCACGGACGACGACATCGCCGCGCTCGATTCCAAGGCCTGGTACCATCAGGTGGACCTGTTTCCCGGCGTGACCACCCCTGGGCCGGCCAGCCTGCAGGGTTTCCTGCTCGACCAGGTGGGGCCGCGCGGCTTCGAGGGCAAGCGGGTGCTGGACATCGGCGCCTGGACCGGCCCCTACAGCTTCGAGGTGGAGCGCCGGGGCGGCGTCGTCACCTCCTACGACATCCAGGACCCCGAAACCAGCGGGTACAACCTGCTGAGGGCCCTCAAGGGGTCGAACGCCGAGTACGTGCGCGACTCCGTCTACAACCTGTCCACCCATTTCAGGAACCACTTCGACGTCATTTTGTTCTTCGGGGTGTTCTACCACCTGAAGAACCCGGTGTGGGCCTTCGAGAACATCCACGCCGCCTTGAAGGACGGCGGCATCATGCTCTACGAGGGCGCGGTGCTGGAGTACGCCTACACCCTGGACCCGGTCTGGGCCGCCCGCAAGGACCGCATGCAGCCCTACCTGGAGGTCCCCATGGCCTACTACACCACGGGCGACTGCCTGGGCCATTTCAGCAACTGGTACGTGCCGAACGTGCTGTGCCTGCGCGAATGGATCACCTCGTCCGGGTTCGAGACCAAGGACATGTACCTGCTGCCCGGCGGATCGCGGGCCTACGGTTCGGCCAGAAAGCTCGCGGACGTGCCGCTCGAGCATTCGAGCTAG
- a CDS encoding GNAT family N-acetyltransferase, translated as MQIRDERPDDVLCISQIQYAAFKGHPVHAPGAEPFEHRIVERLRACGAMTLSLLAEVDGEGVGHIALSPCVVGEDRSGWFLLGPVGVLPRLQGQGIGSALVREALGRLRDLGASGIVLVGDPGFYARFGFGNVRGLAYRGVPDQYVLAACLRDKAPKGEIVAHEAFDVPGV; from the coding sequence ATGCAGATCAGAGACGAACGTCCCGATGACGTTTTATGCATTTCGCAGATACAGTACGCCGCCTTCAAGGGGCATCCGGTTCATGCGCCCGGCGCTGAGCCCTTCGAGCATCGTATTGTCGAACGCCTGCGCGCTTGCGGCGCCATGACCCTTTCCCTGCTGGCGGAAGTCGACGGGGAGGGCGTGGGGCATATCGCCCTCTCGCCCTGTGTCGTGGGCGAAGACCGTAGCGGCTGGTTCCTGCTTGGACCCGTCGGCGTCCTGCCACGCCTCCAAGGCCAGGGCATAGGTTCCGCCCTGGTCCGCGAGGCGCTTGGGCGGTTGCGCGACTTAGGGGCCTCCGGCATCGTTCTCGTGGGCGATCCCGGATTCTATGCCCGCTTTGGATTCGGGAACGTGCGGGGCCTCGCCTACCGGGGAGTGCCGGACCAGTATGTTCTTGCGGCGTGTTTGCGCGACAAGGCTCCCAAAGGTGAAATCGTGGCCCACGAGGCCTTTGACGTGCCGGGCGTGTAG
- a CDS encoding class I SAM-dependent methyltransferase — translation MLIPDAQDKYQSLINFCHWRKIYQVPGDFVEIGALFGTGTRQLSHYLSRECREKRLFVIDVFDPDFDVTETSGGLNMKALYNEWLAATGAPSQWLLYLCNVHGLSNVHTLRGDSKKVVLPTGAVAFAFIDGNHQADYVQSDFRMVWRKLSPGGVVAFHDYGGDLPLVTKAIDDLAARHAPDIEYKRAVARHSLYFMVKRRACSQSAAA, via the coding sequence ATGCTCATCCCCGACGCGCAGGACAAGTACCAAAGCCTCATCAACTTCTGCCATTGGCGCAAGATCTACCAGGTGCCCGGCGACTTCGTGGAGATCGGCGCCCTCTTCGGCACCGGCACGCGCCAGCTCTCGCACTACCTTTCCCGCGAATGCCGGGAGAAGCGGCTCTTCGTCATCGACGTGTTCGATCCGGATTTCGACGTCACCGAGACCAGCGGCGGGCTCAACATGAAGGCCCTCTACAACGAATGGCTGGCCGCCACCGGCGCGCCCTCGCAGTGGCTGCTCTACCTGTGCAACGTGCACGGCCTCTCCAACGTGCACACCCTCCGGGGGGATTCGAAAAAGGTGGTGCTGCCCACCGGGGCGGTGGCCTTCGCCTTCATCGACGGCAACCACCAGGCGGACTACGTGCAAAGCGACTTCAGGATGGTCTGGCGGAAGCTGAGCCCCGGCGGCGTGGTGGCCTTCCACGACTACGGCGGCGACCTGCCCCTGGTCACCAAAGCCATAGACGACCTGGCCGCCCGGCACGCGCCGGATATCGAATACAAGCGCGCGGTGGCCCGTCATTCGCTCTATTTCATGGTCAAACGCCGCGCCTGCAGCCAAAGCGCCGCCGCGTAG
- a CDS encoding exostosin domain-containing protein, which yields MDVKTLKLLIYRPGVDFSVPPETARTPICIPAEPSGEWLEQHGACLVQDPDEADWIVFPLELCHFISRFGYARIRDFLDTLPHFLAHENKHVFYESGDLDNPLGIGSVIFKTSANRVRKDVNCVPFPYAAHDFVRAHAPMTDFAAIRYDVSFVGSVQHVVRIPLMFSLVHEPGLEAFVETPEERDVTKSSWYYLPEGDRKRGMEDRYVESLKNSLTVLAPRGIGHICFRFYETMYMARIPVLVDDEGCLPFEDEIDYDAFCLRIPEDRAKEAGGILRDWLASKTPAQLKLMCLTARQVWEKYFRNEALASQMFRVLRTLPGQRPGVWTERPHELTSEAAPKRVRRPGALEPLVIDSPGLGRSDQFWATRGVELSEVPGRAGWIEANGVPGPLRVADVEALFEAGGDLPQDGVAVVLGPLSGLATALVASGAMGSLRLDATVYALAGQVDDSLASNLASAGIEHMVRVLPVPPDQGAGLFRDQSVDLLLVERHGLPAGTVPVLLDAWNRTLKPGSRVIVNSGSGKQ from the coding sequence ATGGACGTGAAAACGCTCAAACTCCTCATATACCGTCCGGGCGTCGATTTCTCCGTCCCGCCGGAAACAGCTCGGACTCCCATCTGCATCCCGGCCGAGCCCTCGGGCGAGTGGCTGGAGCAGCACGGCGCGTGCCTCGTCCAGGACCCGGACGAGGCGGACTGGATCGTCTTCCCCCTGGAACTGTGCCATTTCATCTCCCGCTTCGGGTACGCGCGCATACGCGACTTTCTGGACACGCTCCCGCATTTTCTGGCCCACGAGAACAAGCACGTCTTTTACGAGTCGGGAGACCTGGACAACCCGCTGGGGATCGGCTCGGTCATCTTCAAGACCAGCGCCAACCGGGTGCGCAAGGACGTAAACTGCGTGCCCTTCCCCTATGCGGCCCACGATTTCGTCCGGGCCCACGCCCCCATGACGGACTTCGCCGCCATCCGGTACGACGTCAGCTTCGTGGGATCGGTGCAGCACGTGGTGCGCATCCCGCTCATGTTCTCCCTGGTGCACGAGCCCGGCCTCGAGGCTTTCGTGGAAACCCCGGAGGAGCGCGACGTCACCAAGTCCTCCTGGTACTACCTGCCCGAGGGCGATCGGAAACGGGGCATGGAGGACCGCTACGTCGAGTCCCTCAAGAACAGCCTGACCGTCCTCGCTCCCCGGGGTATCGGCCACATCTGCTTCCGTTTTTATGAAACCATGTACATGGCCCGCATCCCCGTGCTGGTGGACGACGAGGGCTGCCTGCCCTTCGAGGACGAGATCGACTACGACGCCTTCTGCCTGCGCATCCCGGAGGACCGGGCCAAGGAGGCGGGGGGCATCCTGAGGGATTGGCTCGCCTCGAAGACCCCGGCCCAGCTCAAGCTCATGTGCCTGACGGCGCGCCAGGTCTGGGAAAAATATTTCCGCAACGAAGCGCTCGCCTCCCAGATGTTTCGCGTCTTGCGCACGCTTCCCGGGCAGCGCCCCGGGGTCTGGACCGAACGGCCCCACGAACTCACGTCCGAGGCCGCTCCCAAAAGGGTGCGCAGGCCCGGTGCGCTTGAGCCCCTGGTCATCGACTCCCCGGGGCTCGGCCGCAGCGACCAGTTCTGGGCCACGCGGGGCGTGGAGCTGAGCGAGGTTCCCGGGCGCGCGGGGTGGATCGAGGCCAACGGGGTCCCCGGACCGCTTCGCGTCGCGGACGTGGAAGCGCTCTTCGAGGCTGGGGGCGACCTTCCCCAGGACGGCGTGGCCGTGGTGCTCGGGCCGCTTTCGGGCCTCGCCACGGCGCTTGTGGCCAGCGGGGCCATGGGCAGCCTGCGCCTGGACGCCACGGTGTACGCCCTGGCCGGGCAGGTGGACGATTCCCTCGCTTCGAACCTGGCCTCGGCCGGCATCGAACACATGGTCCGCGTCCTGCCGGTGCCTCCGGATCAGGGGGCCGGACTCTTCCGGGACCAGAGCGTGGACCTGCTCCTCGTGGAGAGGCACGGCCTGCCCGCCGGGACCGTCCCGGTCCTGCTCGACGCCTGGAACCGGACCCTGAAGCCCGGTTCCAGGGTGATCGTCAATTCCGGGAGCGGGAAACAATGA
- a CDS encoding ammonia-forming cytochrome c nitrite reductase subunit c552, with protein MRSKKVGYIILAGLAALFLVAPYACSPPKPEPVKTVTIPDGEIDPTLWGKAYPDEYDLWKQTEKPEPAGKSKYKRGYDADHVTYDKLAEYPYMALLFNGWGFGVEYNEPKGHANMVRDQLEIDASRLKAGGVCLSCKTPYSPGLRKELGEDYYKLPYKDILNRIPEKNRNLGVACIDCHDNKDMSLKISRDYTLQPALESMGVDWHKLSRQEMRSAVCAQCHVTYNIPKNAEMQSVGVYFPWQNSKWGAITIEDIIKKIQSDPSVKEWKQNVTGFKMGFIRHPEFELFSNNSVHWKAGAACADCHMPYTKVGVHKVSDHRVMSPLKNDMRACMQCHTETADWLKQQVTAIQDRTLSLQLRAGYATAVVAKLFESAHMAQAAGKQIDQSLYDKAKEFYEQAFYRSLYIGAENSIGFHNPTEAMRVLGDSIAFATKAEGFLRQALTKAGVDVPMKVNLELAKYLEGRGEKKLPNQPAVEFKDPMGIQEQF; from the coding sequence ATGCGGAGCAAGAAGGTAGGGTATATCATTCTGGCCGGACTGGCGGCGTTGTTTCTGGTTGCGCCGTATGCCTGCTCCCCGCCGAAGCCCGAACCGGTGAAGACCGTCACCATCCCCGACGGAGAGATCGATCCCACACTCTGGGGCAAGGCGTACCCTGACGAGTACGACCTCTGGAAGCAGACCGAGAAGCCCGAGCCCGCCGGCAAGAGCAAGTACAAGCGCGGATACGACGCCGACCACGTCACCTACGACAAGCTGGCCGAATATCCCTATATGGCCCTCTTGTTCAACGGCTGGGGCTTCGGCGTGGAGTACAACGAGCCCAAGGGCCACGCCAACATGGTGCGCGACCAGCTCGAGATCGACGCCTCCAGGCTCAAGGCCGGCGGCGTGTGCCTCTCCTGCAAAACCCCCTATTCCCCCGGCCTGCGAAAGGAACTGGGCGAGGACTACTACAAGCTGCCCTACAAGGACATCCTGAACAGGATTCCCGAGAAGAACAGGAACCTCGGCGTGGCCTGCATCGACTGCCACGACAACAAGGACATGTCGCTCAAGATCTCCAGGGACTACACCCTGCAGCCCGCGCTGGAATCCATGGGCGTCGACTGGCACAAGCTTTCCCGCCAGGAGATGCGTTCCGCGGTGTGCGCCCAATGCCACGTGACCTACAACATCCCCAAGAACGCCGAGATGCAGTCCGTTGGCGTGTACTTCCCCTGGCAGAACAGCAAGTGGGGCGCCATCACCATCGAAGACATCATCAAGAAGATTCAGAGTGACCCCTCCGTCAAGGAATGGAAGCAGAACGTCACCGGGTTCAAGATGGGATTCATCCGCCACCCCGAGTTCGAGCTCTTCTCCAACAATTCCGTGCACTGGAAGGCCGGGGCCGCCTGCGCCGACTGCCACATGCCCTACACCAAGGTCGGCGTGCACAAGGTGTCCGACCACCGGGTCATGAGCCCCCTGAAGAACGACATGCGCGCCTGCATGCAGTGCCACACCGAAACCGCCGACTGGCTCAAGCAGCAGGTCACGGCCATCCAGGACCGCACCCTGTCCCTGCAGCTGCGCGCCGGCTACGCCACCGCCGTGGTGGCCAAGCTGTTCGAATCCGCCCACATGGCCCAGGCCGCGGGCAAGCAGATCGACCAGTCCCTCTACGACAAGGCCAAGGAATTCTACGAACAGGCCTTCTACCGCTCGCTCTACATCGGCGCGGAGAACTCCATCGGCTTCCACAACCCCACCGAAGCCATGCGAGTGCTGGGCGATTCAATCGCCTTCGCCACCAAGGCCGAGGGCTTCCTGCGCCAGGCCCTGACCAAGGCCGGGGTCGACGTGCCCATGAAGGTGAACCTGGAACTGGCCAAGTACCTGGAGGGACGCGGCGAGAAGAAGCTGCCCAACCAGCCCGCCGTCGAATTCAAGGACCCCATGGGCATCCAGGAACAGTTCTAG
- a CDS encoding PP2C family protein-serine/threonine phosphatase has protein sequence MNALPPVTLGAIIFGAAAAALAMRPRLERALVENRDIFTQPRAQFLLDFALGLVAGSLAASFNSLVLGFPLFSGIKLWTGMAAVAFFLALDCAITRQRRIIDRACTRTWHSPPETIRPLARKFAVVAMGLALLVAALLSVILINGVDWLAGNAYSPTALAEAKRSVTLDVVYVTTVLIAGVGALILRYSENLRRLMAEQTRVLEAVSLGEFGQYIPVATADEFGVIAARTNSMIEGLRHRTRLMQALAQAQAVQKSLLPGQIPRRMGLDIAASAIYPEQTGGDYYDFLELAGDTLAVVVADVSGHGVDSALLMASARGFLRQGALCLSDTSRIVTTLNRHLARDVAGSGHFITLFLLVLDPAARQVEWVRAGHDPAILYDPRTDEFSELRGRGLPLAVDQESAYLAQHLGRWPEGCVLVLGTDGLWESFGPDGSMYGKERLRRVVRENADKGALEIMDAVTNDWRTFLDGAAQDDDLTLVVIRFEEE, from the coding sequence ATGAATGCCCTGCCCCCCGTGACGCTGGGGGCGATCATATTCGGGGCGGCGGCGGCGGCCCTGGCCATGCGGCCCCGGCTCGAGCGGGCCCTGGTGGAGAACCGCGACATCTTCACCCAGCCAAGGGCGCAGTTCCTGCTCGATTTCGCGCTCGGCCTGGTTGCGGGTTCCCTGGCGGCGTCATTCAACTCGCTGGTGCTCGGCTTTCCCCTTTTCAGCGGGATCAAGCTCTGGACAGGCATGGCGGCCGTGGCCTTCTTCCTGGCCCTGGACTGCGCCATCACCCGCCAGCGCCGCATCATCGACCGGGCCTGCACCAGGACCTGGCACTCTCCGCCCGAGACCATCCGCCCCCTGGCGCGCAAATTCGCCGTGGTGGCCATGGGGCTCGCCCTGCTGGTGGCGGCGCTGTTGTCCGTCATCCTCATAAACGGCGTGGACTGGCTGGCCGGCAACGCATACAGCCCGACGGCCCTGGCCGAGGCCAAGCGCTCCGTGACCTTGGACGTGGTGTACGTGACCACGGTGCTCATCGCTGGAGTCGGCGCGCTGATCCTGCGCTACTCCGAGAACCTGCGCAGGCTCATGGCCGAGCAGACCCGGGTGCTCGAGGCCGTGAGCCTGGGCGAGTTCGGCCAGTACATCCCGGTGGCCACGGCCGACGAGTTCGGGGTCATCGCGGCGCGCACCAATTCCATGATCGAGGGACTCCGCCACCGCACCCGGCTCATGCAGGCCCTGGCCCAGGCCCAGGCCGTGCAGAAGAGCCTGCTGCCGGGCCAGATTCCCCGGCGCATGGGGCTGGATATCGCGGCCTCGGCCATCTATCCGGAGCAGACCGGCGGCGACTACTACGACTTCCTGGAACTGGCCGGGGACACCCTGGCAGTGGTGGTGGCGGACGTCTCCGGACACGGTGTGGATTCGGCCCTGCTCATGGCCTCGGCCCGGGGCTTTTTGCGCCAGGGAGCGCTGTGCCTGTCGGACACCTCGCGCATCGTCACCACCCTGAACCGCCACTTGGCGCGCGACGTGGCCGGAAGCGGACACTTCATCACCCTGTTCCTGCTGGTTCTGGACCCGGCCGCCCGGCAGGTGGAATGGGTGCGGGCCGGGCACGACCCGGCCATCCTCTACGATCCGCGCACGGACGAATTCTCGGAACTGCGGGGCCGGGGCCTGCCCCTGGCAGTGGACCAGGAGAGCGCATACCTGGCCCAGCACCTGGGCCGCTGGCCCGAAGGGTGCGTCCTGGTGCTGGGGACCGACGGCCTCTGGGAGAGCTTCGGCCCGGACGGGAGCATGTACGGCAAGGAGCGCCTGCGCCGGGTGGTGCGCGAGAACGCGGACAAGGGCGCCCTGGAGATCATGGATGCGGTCACGAACGACTGGCGCACCTTCCTGGACGGCGCCGCCCAGGACGACGACCTGACCCTGGTGGTGATCCGCTTCGAGGAGGAATGA